The genomic window TGAACCCCGACCTGATGAAAAACAACCCATGGGTGGAGAAGGGCAAGTGCTCGATCCTGTGAAGCCCAGCCGGGCCGAAGGCCCTTCCTGCCAGACACTTTATAAAGACTCTAAAAGGCAGTGGCTCTCGTGTGTTTTCTAACAAAAACAGCAATTCTGGGGTCAAATGGAGCTCCAGACTCCCAGCCTGGGCCTGAGTGTCCGCCatggccctggggtgcagcctGGGCCCCGAGTGTCCGGGTGTCCGTGGTAACTGGCGTGCaggctggacctgcgtgtctggGCTACAACAGGTCCCTGATGTACAGGCTGCGTCTCACGGCGTTGGACACGCCCTCCTTGAAGCGGAACCAGACGTCACTCCGGCCCACAGCTGTGCCCATGCATTGCTCTGCTGCCTCTGTCTCAGGGGCCGAGTCCTCTGTGGGGGACACACGATCAGAGGCTGCTCTGTccttgcacccccaccccccactgcccatACACACCTGCACGCAGGGGGGCTGTTCTCCTGATGATGACACGACCAAAGAAATCCCTCTCGGGCTACAGGGTACAGGGTGGGTCAGGGCGGAGGGGacagccctggccctgccagcccagccccctTACTCCACAGGCCCCCACACCTGCTCCTCCAGGGCTGCTCTCTGCAGGATGCGTTCCAGCCGCTGTTCCAAATGAGGCTCATGGCTGCGGCCAACAGGGGacagcatccctttctccctcgCACTGTCCAGCACGCTCTCCGCTCCTGGGACACCCCCACTCACCTGCAGGAGGGAGAGCCACTAGGACTGAGGGGCGGAGCCAGGGCAGAGACAGGCCTGCTCTGGGGACCGTGGCCAGGGGCTGACCTGGAGGCTGGCCCTGGCCCGGGCCTCCGCCCGCCGCATCTTCTCCACCTCGACCTCGTGGGCGATAAGCTGCTTGGCCTGATAGGTGAGCGGCTTGCGGACAGGCAGCTCCGGGAAGCGGCAGACCTCCTCCACATTCCTATACCCACGGGATGGCATGGTGAGCCCAGAGCAGCCCGTGGTCACCACACCCCTCTCCCTGATCCCACCCAGGAACGGGAGGCACCCCAGGCTGTGTGGGCACCCAGGGAAgcggggcccctgggggctgaGGCGGAAGGTGCGGGCTCTCGGATCCGGGCAGCCAGTGCCCCACACAGACTCACGGCTCCAGCCGGTACACATACTGCCCCTCGGGTGTGCGCTCCTGGCGGTAGGTGAGGCTGTAGGCCAGCATGGTGCCCACGAGGCTGGCCAACTGCTCCTTCTCACGCGTGCTAAACAGCTGCGTGCTTACCTGTGGCACAGCGGGCGGCTGAGCACCGTGGCAGCCCTGCTGGGAGCACCCCCACACCTAGCCGCCACTCACAGGGCGCAGTCTGGGCGCCAGGATGTCCAAGAGCAGACAGAGCGTGTCCAGCACCAGGGCCTGTGGCATGGCCCAGCTGCGGGTACTTGGCACGATGCCCGATACCAGCGTCTGGATCAGGTTCTGCGTCCGGGCTGTCCGACTCTGGGCCTGGGCAAAGGGTGAGGTGGCCGTGGGTGGGAGGCCGTGGCCTGACAAGGGTGactgcggggcctggggctgggcacgCACCTCCTGCTGGCTACTGGGGAAGGTGATCCTGGGTGTATGGCTGGAGGCAAAGAGCACGTGGAAAGCGACGGGCAGGAAGGGCGGGTAGCGCAGCAGCTGGAAGCTTTGGCCACGCAGTGCTGCCCGCTGCAGCAGGTCGTCGAAGGCCAGCCAGTCCAGCGCAGCACACACGGTGTCCAGGCCAGGGCCCCGGAGCCGCATGCGCAGAAAGTTGTCAAAAAGACCCTGGGGACCGGAGCAGTTTTACACTGGGAGGGCACTtggcctgcacgtggccgactcgatttccatccccagcaccgatATGGTCCCCGAAACCCGTAAGTGTGACttcggagccaggagtcactgctAAGCATCACCCcccatggccccaaacaaaaaggcaATCCTGGAAGGATGAGCCCTAAGCCCTACAGTCACGCCCGCCCATAGGCCAGGGAATCCTCCtgctccagcctcacccctgcagcccagagTCATGCCCTGGCCCTCATCCCTGCGGCCAGGAGTTCCTTCCTCCAAAACTCCCAGCCACACGTGACCTGGACTTGGAGACTCCCAGCTGCTCACCTACACCCTAACTGCCTGGGAAGGGAGCTCAGCGGGAAGGCAGGCGGGGACACCAGCCTCTGTTTACCTGGTGACagaccccggccccgccccatgGCACAGGTCTCCTCACAGCCCTCCAAGCCTGCCCCTAGCTCAGGACTGTCCCAAAGGCAAGACCACCACCTCCTGGCACCCAGCCCACCCAGGGACAGCGGTACCTGGACGACCCTATCGTGCTCGCCCGCACTGGCAGCCAAACGCAGCACGTGGTGGAACCGCTGCTCGGCCACAGTTGTTAGTGGCTGAGCTTCATGGGGGTCCCCACACGGCGTGTGAATGGGCAGGGCCGAGTCCTGGCCCACGGGACGCCTGTGGAGAATTGCGGTTGCAGTGGGTCCCAAGTGATCTGGGGCCGGGGGCAGAGCTGAGCTCTGAAGGGGCAGGGCAGGCGATACCTGCCTACCTCTGTGCCCTTGGCAGCTGGAAGACCTCCTGCCACACAGAGAAGAGCCCCCGGCGCTGGTCCTTAAGGCCCACCTGTGTGGCCTGCACTGCCCGCACGCTTAGTGCCCGCTGGCCTCGCCCGTGCAGGAACTGGAACCAGGGTGGGGTGTAAGAAGCTGGCCACCCCAGCCGCCGGCCTCCAGCCCACACCCTACTGCATCCCTCATCCAGCTCCCCACACCCGCTCCCCTAGCCCCCTCAAATCCTACTCACTCCCCTAAATGGCAATGACCCCCACTCCCAAGCCCCACCCTCCCGCTgtaccccccaccccttgccccacCCAGTCCACCTGTAGCGTGTTGATGCAGGCACGAATGTCGTTGTCTGTCTTCTCGCAGAGGGCAGCCAGGGCACCAGGGTCGGCCAGCATGCCCTGCCGCAAGGCTATCTGCATGAGGGCAGTCCCACTCAGCTCTCCCAGacctgggcacaggggctgccACCCTGTTCCAGGGGACTGGTGTCGGCAGCTGCTCCAAGCCAGCAGGACCAATGGCAAACACTGGTCACCCCCACACCCTTGGTTGACTCACTGGGGCCAGGTAGAAGGGGCCAGGCAGAAGTGGTACCCCAGCCCGCCCGCAGGGGCCCCTACAAACCTCCTGGAGTCGCTGCACCAGCCGGGAGGGCAGCGTGGGTGGGAACTGGAGCAGGAAAGCCTGCTGCCTCAGTGGCCGCAGGGAGGGTGCAAACCTGCAAGTAGGACATGGAACTGCTGAAGCCTTCCCACAACCCTGCCTCCAGCCCCGGCCTCCCACACCTCTGCTCACTCACTGGTCGTTGCAAATGCAGATGATGGGCCTCATCAGGAGCCCACCCTCTGCCCTGCGACGCCGTCCCGCACCTGCAGTCATGACTGTGGCCCCAGGCTCTGCCTCCGGTGGGCCCTTGCGGTCCAGCACACCCAGGAGGACTAGGATGGCGGCCTGTGGGTCGTGTAGAGGCAGTGAGACCCACATCCCACACCGCGGAGTCCCCACACGACCCGTCCCCAGGCCCACCGTGGGAGCGCCGTCAATCTCATCGATAAGCAGGCAGTTGGGTTTCCCGCCGCTGCCTAGCACCGACTCCATCTGTGTGGCCGCCTCGATGCGTGTCCGAAAGGCCTCAGGGCTGCGGTCGTCACTGTGCCATAAGGCCAGCAGGGGTGTGAGGGGTGCCCCATGCTGGCCAGGCCCCAAGTTCCCGGGTTCCCTGCTGACTGCACACTCACCTGGCGTTCATCTCCACCACGGAATACCCTGCGTGCCGAGCGATCACGTGTGCCAGGGTGGTCTTGCCCAGCCCAGGGGGGCCGCACAGCAGTGCCACCTACAGCCAAGCAGAAGGCTGACATGGGGCAAGGGCCCAGCAGTCCCCAAGAAAGGGACTGGCCCAGAAGCCCTGCGGAAGGGGGGGACTgtgagtggcagggtgggggcaggtctTGGGCCCCACACCACCCGCTGGGGCGCACCTTCTGCCGTGGCCGACCGCCTGGCTCCAACTCAGCCTCCAGCATCTCCTCCAGGGCCTGCTCGTGGCTCTTCCACCTGCCTGTGGCACCTGGGGCCTCCTTGCTAGCCCGGGCAGGCTCCCCACTGGGCCTGGGTTTCCGGACAGGCCTGTcccggccgaagaccactgggtcccacagcttcagccaCTTGAGGAGGCAGCGGTTGGTGAACTGCAATAGGGGGCTACTAAGGGGGCGGTGGGACGCACCACCCAGGCCGAACGGCCCTGGAGGCTGGGGccgggtagggtggggtggggtggggcagggcctcCATCACCTGGCCTGGCCCCTAAGGACACACCAGGGCCACGTTTAACAGGACCAGGTCCTCTCACCCTCCTACCCCACTGCCTGCAGACCAAGAGCTCCCTCCCTCATACAAGTCAGAGGGGCAGGGCCTTCGGAGCGGGCGGAGcctccgggaggggcggggcctcacaTCATCACTGAGCAGTTCTGTGTAGCGCTGGGGGGCGAACGCATCTACCCACAGACAGTGCTGCTCTGTGTCCCCGGGATCTGCAGGTTCCTCCTTTGGAGTTTCCTCCTCCAGCTCTGACCTAAGGCTGAAGGCACCTCACTCTGAGCCTCAAAGAACGCGCCCCCCCAACACCCGGCCCTACGGGGCTGGTCCAAAAACCAGGATGAGGATGGGTGGACAGGCTCGTGCCTCACCTGCCCAATGTGTTCGAAAGCTGCGAGGCCTCTGACAGCACCATCTGCCGCCGCTATGGAAAGAACACGCGGTCGGTCAGGCCAGGCAGAGGCCATGGCCGGAAGACACACCCTGCTGCCCCGCCCTGtggtcccctcccccacatgccctcccaccccaactgccTCCCCTGATACCTCTTTGTCCACCTGCTCCTTCAAGGAGGAAAAGGCCACCCCCAAAAGGCCCAGCTGGCCAGAGCCACGCCACGGGACGTCCAGGCGAGGTCCCTGTGGGGAGAGGTGACAGTCACCTCCAAACCCCTCGAGGGCGTGGGGTGCCCCTGCATTAGCGGGCAGAGGGGGAGAAGGCCCCTTGCTAATGCGGGCTGGTGGGGGCACACTGGGATGGGGCAGCTCACAAGTGGACGGGGGAAAAAGGGGGCTTCAGCTAGGCCCCTTCCTGGGCGGTGCCAAGCCCCTCCTGTGGGTGGCTAGCAGCTCCTACCTGAGTGCCCATGCCCACGGGGTCTGACCGCAGCAGCAGGAAGGCCCGGTGGCCAGCAGTGGACGTCACACTGATGTAGTCCTCCAGGACTGGGGGTCTTCTCAGTACAGGGTTGCGGGCACCCTGGCGCCTGCAGATCAAGCGGGCAGCCTCAGGACCCCCCCGCCCGCGGCTCTTGGCTGTCCAGCCCGACCCAGTCTCAACCCCAGGCCCCTGAGACCCCTGAGATCCCTGCCCTAAGCACGCACCCGTCGCCGCCCGGCTGGGCAGGGGCTCTGGGACTCGGGGGCGGGGTGATGTCCGGGCTCAGGTCCTCCATCTCCAAAGTGTCCTGGAAGTCCAGTCTCTTGGCCACCTCGAGCCTGGGCCTTTTGACCTGGGGGGCTACGGAGACACAGGAGAGGAACAGGCCCGTCCCgggctgcccgccccgccccgccgggcccaCCCGCAGACGTACCACGGGGCAGGGGGCTCTCCCGCCGCGCGCCCGGCGGCCAGGGCCGCTTCCCGGGGCCGCCGTCTGGAGGGCGCCGGGCGGCAGCGTCGTCTGCGGCGACGGCCCCCTCGGGGCTCAGCtgcggccgggcgggcgcgggccgggccggcgccCCTGCGGGAGACGCGCCTCAGCACCCCGCGGCGCCGCGCTCGCGCCgcgccccggccgccccgccgcgccccgccgcgcaCCTTCGAGCTCGGCCAGCACCTCGAGCTCGTCCTCGAACCGGCTGTGGAAGTCGTCCTCGACGCCGGCCAGCGCGGGCCAGTCCGCGGAGCCGTCCATGGCCGCGCCGGGCTCCGAAgctcccgcgccgccgccgccccgcgccccgccccgccaatCGGCGCCCCGCGCTCCCGGCGTCCCCGGCCATTGGCCGGcgcggcgcgcgggggcggggccgccacGGAGGGCTGCCATTGGCCGGCGGGGCCGCCCgtccgcggcgggggcggggcccagcgGCGCGGCTTGGGGCCCAGCGGCGAGTCCCGGGCGCGGGGGCGCGAGACGCGGGGCTCGGGGCGCGAGGGCGAGGCGGCCGGGGCttccgggcggcgggcggcgcgggaggGTCCGCGCTTTCCCCCCGCCATGGAGCCGGGCAGCGTGGAGAACCTGGCTGTGGTGTACCGCAGCCGGGACTTCCTGGTGGTCAGCAAGCACTGGGACGTGCGCATCGACAGCCGGGCGTGGCGCGACACGCTGACCGTGCAGAAGCAGCTGCGGCACCGCTTCCCCGAGCTGGCCGACCCCGACACCTTCTACGGGTTCCGGTGCGCGGGGGCCCGCGGGGGGCCGGGCGCTGCCCGCCCGCCACCGCTCACCCTCTGCCCTCGCCAGGTTCTGCCACCAGCTGGACTTCTCCACCAGCGGGGCGCTCTGCGTGGCCCTCAACAAGGCGGCCGCGGCCAGCGCGTACCGGTGCTTCAAGGAGCGGCGAGTCACCAAGGCCTACCTGGCTCTGGTAAGCCGGCTCTCCTGGGCAGGGTCCCCCACCGAGGGGCCCGGCAGGACCTCGTGTCGCCTTCCCATAGGTGCGGGGACACATCCAAGACAGCCAGGTGACCATCAGCTGTGCCATCGGCAGGAGCAGCACCGAGGGCCGGGCGCATACCATGTGCATCGAGGGCACCGAGGGTGTGTAGCTGCAGTCCAGGCGCGAGCCGGGCACCGACACCCAGGTGGCCTCCTGAGCCCACCCggggtaacccctgggcacctcAGGCTATGGCCCAAGACCCCACCCGGGAAGAGAGCTTGTGGTGGGGCCGAGTGACTGGGGCGTGGGAGGGGCCTCGGGCTCAGCCTGCAGGATGCATGGGTGCCCAGCGTTTCCAAGTGGGTTGGGGAGAACGctgtcctccccccccccgcccccactggtcAGTCCGCAGAACACGGTGTCCACCTCCTTTACCTCAGGCTGTGAGAACCCGAAACCAAGCCGCACAGAGCTGGTGGTCCTGGAGCACGGGCTGTATGCAGGTGACCCTGTTTCCAAGGTGCTGCTGCAGCCCCTCACAGGTGAGTGGGCGCAGGGTTTGCGGCAGCCGCAGGCCAGCACCTGCTCTGTGTCTCCTAGCCCAGGGCCGAGTCCCAGTTACGCAGGAGGGGAAACCGAGGTATGTTGGCAGCATCCAGGCCTCACTCCTCACCGTCC from Sorex araneus isolate mSorAra2 chromosome 4, mSorAra2.pri, whole genome shotgun sequence includes these protein-coding regions:
- the RPUSD1 gene encoding RNA pseudouridylate synthase domain-containing protein 1, which encodes MEPGSVENLAVVYRSRDFLVVSKHWDVRIDSRAWRDTLTVQKQLRHRFPELADPDTFYGFRFCHQLDFSTSGALCVALNKAAAASAYRCFKERRVTKAYLALVRGHIQDSQVTISCAIGRSSTEGRAHTMCIEGTEGCENPKPSRTELVVLEHGLYAGDPVSKVLLQPLTGRTHQLRVHCSALGHPIVGDLTYGQPAGREERPFRMMLHAFYLRIPTPAERVEACTPDPFLPALDACWHPHTLVQSLDSLVEALRAAPDPEPTDEGTRPGQPSPPPARPPETAEQRASRLQWLAEWTLEPDN
- the CHTF18 gene encoding chromosome transmission fidelity protein 18 homolog translates to MDGSADWPALAGVEDDFHSRFEDELEVLAELEGAPARPAPARPQLSPEGAVAADDAAARRPPDGGPGKRPWPPGARRESPLPRAPQVKRPRLEVAKRLDFQDTLEMEDLSPDITPPPSPRAPAQPGGDGRQGARNPVLRRPPVLEDYISVTSTAGHRAFLLLRSDPVGMGTQGPRLDVPWRGSGQLGLLGVAFSSLKEQVDKERRQMVLSEASQLSNTLGSLRSELEEETPKEEPADPGDTEQHCLWVDAFAPQRYTELLSDDFTNRCLLKWLKLWDPVVFGRDRPVRKPRPSGEPARASKEAPGATGRWKSHEQALEEMLEAELEPGGRPRQKVALLCGPPGLGKTTLAHVIARHAGYSVVEMNASDDRSPEAFRTRIEAATQMESVLGSGGKPNCLLIDEIDGAPTAAILVLLGVLDRKGPPEAEPGATVMTAGAGRRRRAEGGLLMRPIICICNDQFAPSLRPLRQQAFLLQFPPTLPSRLVQRLQEIALRQGMLADPGALAALCEKTDNDIRACINTLQFLHGRGQRALSVRAVQATQVGLKDQRRGLFSVWQEVFQLPRAQRRPVGQDSALPIHTPCGDPHEAQPLTTVAEQRFHHVLRLAASAGEHDRVVQGLFDNFLRMRLRGPGLDTVCAALDWLAFDDLLQRAALRGQSFQLLRYPPFLPVAFHVLFASSHTPRITFPSSQQEAQSRTARTQNLIQTLVSGIVPSTRSWAMPQALVLDTLCLLLDILAPRLRPVSTQLFSTREKEQLASLVGTMLAYSLTYRQERTPEGQYVYRLEPNVEEVCRFPELPVRKPLTYQAKQLIAHEVEVEKMRRAEARARASLQVSGGVPGAESVLDSAREKGMLSPVGRSHEPHLEQRLERILQRAALEEQPERDFFGRVIIRRTAPLRAEDSAPETEAAEQCMGTAVGRSDVWFRFKEGVSNAVRRSLYIRDLL